The window GAGCGGATGTACATCGAGTCGACCCTGCGCGACCTGGGAGGCAGCGTCAGCGCCGCCGCCGAGCAGCTCGGCATCTCGCGAAAGGTGCTGTGGCAGCGAAGGAAGAAGCACGGCATGCCGGACGTCGGCCTGTGAGCGCCCAGCGCAGCGCCCTGGCGCACGACGAGGTCGCGGATCTGCGCGCCCGCCTGGCCGAGGCGGAGCGCGTGGCGGAGGCGCGGGCGCGCGTGGTAGGCCACGTCGCGCACGAGTTCCGCACGCCGCTCAGCTCCATCCTGGGCTTCGCCGCCCTCCTCGCCGCCGATGACCGCGAGGTCAGCCCCGAGCGCCGCCGCGAGTACGTCGACATCATCCACCGCAGCGCCCGGCACCTGCTGCACGTCGTCAACGACATCCTCAACCTCACCAAGGTGGAGGCGGGGACGCTGGAGGTGACGCTGGCCGCCGTGCACGCCGGGCAGATCGCCGCGGCCGTGGTCGACTCGCTCCACACCGTCGCCGCCGACCGTGGCATCACGCTGCGCCTCTCGGACGGCGGCGCACCCCTGGCGCTGGCGGACGCGGGGCGGCTGCGGCAGGTGCTGCTGAACCTGATGGACAACGCCATCAAGTACTCGGCCTCCGGCACCCAGGTGGAGGTGTCGGTGCGCACGGAGGGCGGCGAGGTGTGCCTGGAGGTGCGGGACCAGGGCCCCGGGCTCACCGCGGCCGACCAGGAGCTGATCTTCCGCGAGTTCTCGCGCATCCACCACCCCGGCACGCGGGTGTCGGGGGCGGGGCTGGGGCTGGCGCTCGCCAAGGACCTCACCGAGGCGATGGGCGGCCGCATCGGCGTGCGCTCGCGCGTGGGCGAGGGGAGCACCTTCTGGATCGTGCTCCCCCAGGCGGACGCCTCCGCGCGCCCGGCCGCCGCGCCCGCGCTCCCCCTCGCGCACCGCGACACCCGCGGCGAGATGGTGGCCGTCGTGGACGACGACGAGGACATCCGCGCCTTCGTGGCCGCCGTGCTGGAGCGCTCCGGCTACACCGTGCACGCCGACGACGGCTGCGCGGGCGTGGCGGAGCGGCTGGCCTCCGCGCGGCCCCTCGCCGTGCTCCTGGACCTGAACCTCACCGACCGCACTGGCGCCGAGGTGCTCCGCGAACTCCGCGCCCTCGACGACATGCGCCGCACCCCCATCCTCGCCTTCACCGCCGCCGTCGGCGAGGCGGACCGCGCGGGTGCCCTGGCGGCGGGCTTCGACGGACACGTG is drawn from Longimicrobium sp. and contains these coding sequences:
- a CDS encoding ATP-binding protein translates to MSAQRSALAHDEVADLRARLAEAERVAEARARVVGHVAHEFRTPLSSILGFAALLAADDREVSPERRREYVDIIHRSARHLLHVVNDILNLTKVEAGTLEVTLAAVHAGQIAAAVVDSLHTVAADRGITLRLSDGGAPLALADAGRLRQVLLNLMDNAIKYSASGTQVEVSVRTEGGEVCLEVRDQGPGLTAADQELIFREFSRIHHPGTRVSGAGLGLALAKDLTEAMGGRIGVRSRVGEGSTFWIVLPQADASARPAAAPALPLAHRDTRGEMVAVVDDDEDIRAFVAAVLERSGYTVHADDGCAGVAERLASARPLAVLLDLNLTDRTGAEVLRELRALDDMRRTPILAFTAAVGEADRAGALAAGFDGHVAKPVEPDQLVARVDDAVAEARRRAAAPAPPPAPADTSEDDEFWGPLRARFRAGLPARLADLEAALAPGDAQAVRRHLHKLRGTSAGYGFTELSHLAGAAEDALRAGTPLADAPEVAAAVEALRREV